In Melospiza georgiana isolate bMelGeo1 chromosome 8, bMelGeo1.pri, whole genome shotgun sequence, one genomic interval encodes:
- the LOC131086622 gene encoding LOW QUALITY PROTEIN: PHD finger protein 7-like (The sequence of the model RefSeq protein was modified relative to this genomic sequence to represent the inferred CDS: inserted 1 base in 1 codon; deleted 2 bases in 1 codon) — protein MQGPQVHVALXALNWLCPHPTHSLEMQTDHKSPLLTFMRLLCPFQTCFICCKMGATITCCQTGCDRTFHLPCAPDGQCVTQYFGAYRSFCWEHRPQQALRPRPSQDNTCTICLDTVEDNISYKTMACPACQDARFHRHCIQRLALHAGIDFRCPRCLKQEPFMTEMLTMGIRLSKRPPSWQSDPEVGPSDQRHGRCDATTCLCPGGREHTEAHGPWQLRLCSSCAAEGIHRLCSSLGNSTCSWECSTCAATNTGRQQSIQHYAIHTGTTMGLAPGPSAQLGSRRPLDTTAASPACSLGTVLTTFLLPAPLCRFHWQIRPCGPQNLEHRTADSVPGHGASQEQLLHKPSAGLKTWRH, from the exons ATGCAGGGGCCTCAGGTGCAcgtggctc gggctctcaACTGGCTCTGCCCACATCCCACTCACTCTCTGGAGATGCAAACAGACCACAAATCTCCACTCCTGACATTCatgaggctgctgtgccctttcCAGACCTGCTTCATCTGCTGCAAGATGGGGGCCACCATCACCTGCTGCCAGACGGGCTGCGACCGCACcttccacctgccctgtgccccagacGGACAATGTGTCACCCAGTACTTCGGGGCCTACAG GTCCTTCTGCTGGGAGCACCGCCCACAGCAGGCACTGCGGCCACGTCCAAGCCAGGACAACACCTGCACCATCTGCCTGGACACGGTGGAAGACAACATCTCCTACAAAACCATGGCGTGTCCCGCCTGCCAAGACGCCCGCTTCCACCGGCACTGCATCCAGAGACTGGCTCTGCACGCTGGCATTGACTTCCGATGCCCGCGTTGCCTCAAACAAGAGCCGTTCATGACGGAAATGCTCACCATGGGGATCCGACTCTCTAAGAG ACCCCCATCATGGCAGAGTGACCCAGAGGTCGGACCCTCAGATCAGAGGCATGGCCGCTGCGATGCCACAACGTGCCTTTGTCCAGGAGGCAGGGAGCACACCGAGGCACACGG ACCCTGGCAACTgcggctctgcagctcctgcgcTGCTGAGGGCATCCACCGACTCTGCTCCTCTTTGGGGAACAGCACCTGCTCCTGGGAGTGCAGCACCTGTGCTGCCACCAACACTGGTAGGCAACAAAGCATTCAGCACTATGCAATACACACAGGCACCACGATGGGCCTGGCACCAGGGCCCTCGGCA CAGCTTGGCTCCAGGAGGCCACTGGATACCACAGCggcctctcctgcctgcagcctggggactgTCCTTACAACCTTCCTTCTGCCTGCACCTCTTTGCAGGTTCCACTGGCAAATCAGACCTTGTGGACCCCAAAACCTCGAGCACAGAACTGCTGACTCTGTCCCAGGACACGGTGCTTCTcaagagcagctgctccacaaGCCCTCAGCAGGCCTTAAAACATGGCGACACTGA